A window of Streptomyces broussonetiae genomic DNA:
GCGGCAGTACGAGCACATCAAGAAGAGCGCGCAAGCGCGTGGCGAGTCCGCCGAGCGGGCCAAGGAGATCGCGGCGCGCACCGTGAACAAGGAACGGGCCAGGTCGGGAGAGTCCGACAGCGCCGGCCGAGTCTCCCTGCGCGACCCCAAGTCGGCGTACGAGCGGGGCGGGCGCCGCTCGCACAGCGGTGCGGAAGGGCCCACCAGGGACCAGCTGTACGAGGAGGCCAGGAAGCGCGACATCCACGGGCGCTCCTCGATGAACAAGGAGGAGCTGAAGAACGCGCTCGGCCGCTGAGGAGGGCGCTGCGGGTGCTTCCGCGCCGTACCCGCTCGAAGCCCGGCATTCGGGCGTCCTGCGGCACGGAACTCGTCTGCGCGTGGCTGCCGCCCGGGGGACCGACGCGTGCACGTGGTGACCCGCGGTGACAATGGCGACCACCGGTGACTGCGGTGACCACGCAGACAGGGGTCCGCTGCCCGAGTCCGCGCGCCCCGCAGCGGTCGGCCGCTGTCGCCAAGAAACCACGTCCGCGACGAGCGCCGCCGTGTGCGACGACCGAAGCCCTGCTGTGCCGAGCGGCATTTTCCCCGGCTCGTTCCGGTACACGGTGCCGCGCCTCCGCCCGCGGCGGTCGGCGGTCGGCGGTCGGCGGTCGGCGGTCGGCGGTCGGCGGTCGGCGGTCGGCGGTCGGCGGTCGGCCAGGAACGGAACAGAGCACGGTGCAGCGCCCGGCAGGCTCCACCCGGTCAGTCCGTCAAGGGTGCGCCGGGGATCTGCGCGGGGCCGTGACGATCAAGGGCGTCCTCGAGTTCGGCGCGGATTTCCCGGGGTATCTCACCCTGCCGTCCCCACATCACGATCAGTTCCGCAACGTGGCGCAGTTTGATGTTCGTGTGCTGGGAGACGTCCTTCAGCACGTCCCACCCCTGGTCAGGAGTGACGCGGCCCAGCGCGACCATCATCCCGATCGCCTGGTCCACGACCGCATGTGAGCTGACGGCCCGCTTGAGCTGATCGACTTCTTCCTCGAGCTCACGGATGCGCTCGCCGTCGGCCCTGATCGAGCCGCCGTCCGTGGTCATCAACACCCCTCCGGAATCCGACGCGCCATGCCGTCCGGGAACTCCTCCGGCTCATCCATCCTGCGCTCTTCACAGGAGCCGTGCCACCGATGCCCGGAGCCGCCGCCGATCTGCTCCCGCTCGCCGTCGCCGTTCGGTTCCCCGGTGCCGTCGCCGTTCCCGTGCCGGGTGCGGTCGTCCTGGTGATCGGCGGGCGACGGCTGCCGTGTCCGGCCATCGACGCTCGGGTCACCGCAGGGGCGGCGCCGGAGGTCGTCAGCGCGGGACGCACTCCCGGTTCGGCGAGCAGGTCGCCCAACTGCCCTACGCACAAGAGACGTTCTCGAAGGAGACGCCCTCAACCAGCGGGACAGAGACCCGTGGAAGAAGCCTGAACCGCTGCCGCCGCACCCTCGCCAGGGCGCGACGACACCTCGACGACCTGGCATGACGTGCCGTGACGGGAGAAGCGCGCAGCGGTATGAGTCGCCCGCCCGGATGCGGGCGCGCACTATGGAACGAATCCCCCACTCGCCCACGGAGGAGAACCGCGCCGATGGGCCCGGTCCGGCGAAAGGACGCGAAGATGCTGATGCCCCACGTCAGAACCGTCGCCGCGGCGCTGCGCTCGTACCGGTACGCACAGGCCGGTCTGCTGCACGAGCCGTCCAACCCGCTTCGCCGTCGTCGGCTCGACGACACCGCCTACACACTGTGCGTGCTCATGGACCAACGCAACGTCGCCGATGCCGCGGCCCGGGCCGAACGTCTGCTGGCCGCGGCCTCGGCTTCCGGAGCGGCGAACCGCACCGCGAACCGCACCGGACGTCCGCGCGCGGTCGGGACCACCTGACCGCGCATGCCTCGGGCGCCGAGTGCCCCGGTGGCGTCAGACGGCGTCCTGCAGAACCTCCTCGCGCAGTTGGTGGCAGCACCGGCTGATCAGCCGGGAGACATGCATCTGCGAGATCCCCAGCTGCTCGGCGATGCAGCCCTGGGTCATGTCCTTGAAGAACCTCATGTACAGGATGGTGCGTTCGCGTTCGGGCAGGGCCTCGAGGCGGGGCTTGACGGACTCGCGGTCCACGATGGTGTCGAGGGCCGGGTCGACGGCGCCCAGCGCGTCACCGAGCGCGAAACCGTCGTCGCTGCCTGGGACTTCGGCGTCGAGGGACAAGGCGCTGAAGCTCTCCAGCGCCTCGAGTCCGACCCGGACGTCCGCCTCGCTCAGATCGGCCTCCGCGGCGATCTCACCGACGCTGGGCCAGCGGTCCGAGGCTCCCTGGGAGAGGTCCTGGCAGGCGGTGCGCACCCGGTTGCGCAAGTCCTGCACTCGGCGCGGCACATGCAGGGTCCACATGTGGTCGCGGAAGTGCCGCTTGATCTCCCCGGCGACCGTCGGAACGGCGTAACTCTCGAAGGCCTTGCCGCGCTCAGGGTCGAAGCGGTCGACCGCCTTGACCAGTCCGAGGGCCGCGACCTGGCACAGGTCCTCATAGCTTTCGCCTCGGCTGCGGAACCGGCCCGCAATGCGTTCGGCCATCGGCAGCCAGGCAGCCACCAGTTCCTCACGCACTGTGTCACGCTGGTGACCCGGCGGTAGCGCGGCCAGC
This region includes:
- a CDS encoding plasmid stabilization protein, yielding MPAGSNAKRERQYEHIKKSAQARGESAERAKEIAARTVNKERARSGESDSAGRVSLRDPKSAYERGGRRSHSGAEGPTRDQLYEEARKRDIHGRSSMNKEELKNALGR
- a CDS encoding ANTAR domain-containing protein, producing MTTDGGSIRADGERIRELEEEVDQLKRAVSSHAVVDQAIGMMVALGRVTPDQGWDVLKDVSQHTNIKLRHVAELIVMWGRQGEIPREIRAELEDALDRHGPAQIPGAPLTD
- a CDS encoding DUF5133 domain-containing protein; protein product: MPHVRTVAAALRSYRYAQAGLLHEPSNPLRRRRLDDTAYTLCVLMDQRNVADAAARAERLLAAASASGAANRTANRTGRPRAVGTT
- a CDS encoding RNA polymerase sigma factor SigF, which gives rise to MRTQTSAQRHPHADAPDTEDAFRRLAALPPGHQRDTVREELVAAWLPMAERIAGRFRSRGESYEDLCQVAALGLVKAVDRFDPERGKAFESYAVPTVAGEIKRHFRDHMWTLHVPRRVQDLRNRVRTACQDLSQGASDRWPSVGEIAAEADLSEADVRVGLEALESFSALSLDAEVPGSDDGFALGDALGAVDPALDTIVDRESVKPRLEALPERERTILYMRFFKDMTQGCIAEQLGISQMHVSRLISRCCHQLREEVLQDAV